TCAGCCGGCGCTGGCGGTCGCATCCGCCCCGTCGGCGCCTGCGAAGGCGCCAGCTGCATCTCAGCCGAGCTCCGCGGCCGTCGCCACGCCCAACCCGAGCACGCCACCACCCTCGGCTAACGCCCGGAGAGTGAGCGACTCGGCCGGTCCGCGCGTGGTCAGCGCGCGCAAGTCGGACGCGGGCGAGCCGAATGCTCTGATCTTTCAGGTGCAAACGGTGCCGGATGTCACGATACCGCAATTCACTTTCGACAGTCTGGCGAGCCATCCGCCGGTTGCCGGCGGCACGGCCTCGGACATGGTTCTGGAGTAGGACGATCTGTCAGGTACGACTTAGCGGTCATGTGCGCTGGCGAAAAGGGCCTGACGGCTTGCGCTTGAGCAAGCCGCGCCGGTCTGTCATGAGGGGGTCGAGCACAGCAGTTCCAGGATGACGATGGCCCAGCCCGTGTACGCGAGTAAATCCAGCACCTGCACGAAGGTGACCGACGATAAGCCGTCGGTCTGGGTGCTGGCGGGCGTCCACGCTGGCGATACGGCGCAAGCGCTGGCTCTGGCACGCAGCCTTGGATGGCGCTGCGAGCTGAAGCAGCTCATCTTCAACCACTTATATGTGATTCCTAACGTCATTTCGCGGCATCGTCTGTGGGGGCTCAGCCCTGCGGCGCGGAAGGTGATCCAGGCGCCCTGGCCTGATCTGGTGATCGCGGTCGGCCGCCGGTCGGTCCCGGCCGCACAATGGATCAAACGCCAATCCGGTGGCCACACGAAGCTCGTCCATCTCGGCCGGCCGCAAGCGCCGCTCGCCTGGTTCGACCTGATCATCACCACCCCGCAATACGGTCTGCCCCAGGGCCCCAACGTGCTCCACAATCTCACACCGCTGACGGAGGACCCCGCCCTGGTCCCCGCGGATGAACTCGCCACATGGCAGGCACGGATCCAGCACCTGCCGCGGCCGTGGATTGGCGTATTGGTGGGCGGCAGCCGCGAGCCCTATGTCCTCGACGAGAATGCCGCACGGGACCTGGCAGAGGCGGTATCCGCTCGCGCCAGGGCCGCGGGCGGATCGCTGCTGGTCTCCACCTCGCCACGAACCGGTGCGGCCGCGGCCGCCGTGCTCCAGCAGAGCGTAAGCGCACCGGCCCATGTCCATATCTGGACACGCGGCGGCGAAAATCCGCATAAGGCCTTCCTCGCCTTGGCCGACCGCTTCATCGTGACGGGCGAGAGTGTGTCGATGATGACCGAGGCTTGCCGGACCGGACGGCCCACCGAAGTTTACGCGCTGCCGCGCGCCGAGCGCGCGCTTTTCGGCGCACGTCGGAGCCGAAGCCCATCCGCGCCCGGTCAAGCGAATTGGCGAGAGAGGCTCCGGGCGCGGCTGCATGCGGCCGGCTTGATCTCGCCGCGGCGAAACGTGGAGCTGTTTGTGGATGAGCTGGTGGCCAGAAGGCATCTCACCCGGCTCGGGGAACCGGAGCTGCGGCAGATTGCGCCGCTGCCCAATCCCATGGACGAGGCGCTCATCCGGGTGAGGGCGCTGTTCGGCGCAGCCTCCTAATAGTCTCTAGGAGCGCGACAGGCGCTCGTGTAGCTTCGGGGCGAAGGAGCCCCGCCCATGACTGAAGCCGCCGGTCCCGAAAATCAGCCCACGCCGCCGAACCAGAGCGCCGCCACGCGCAGCCATGCCCAACCGGCGGGACAGGACTCCTACACGGCTTTGATCGTAGCCTTCGTGCTCTGCTTTGCGGTAGCGGCCATCGGCAGCGCGTTCATCATCTCCAACCTGTCACCCTGGTATGCCGGCCTCGTCAAGCCCGCCTTTGCCCTGCCGAGCTGGCTCATCTGGCCCATCCAGATCATGCTCTATTCCTTGATGGCCGTATCGTTGTGGCTGGTCTGGAAAGCGCCTGCCGCGCGCAGCCTGAAATTCCCCGCGCTCTTCATCTTCGGTGTGCAGCTCGTGCTGAACATCGCTTGGCCGGCCCTATTTTTCGGCGCGCAGAGCCCGGTTCTGGGGCTGCTGGTGCTCATCTTCCTGCTTGCGGCGGTTCTGGCGACCGTATTCAGTTTCTACCGAATTAACCGGTGGGCCTCTTTACTATTGTGGCCGCATTTGGTCTGGATCACATATGATCTTCTGCTGAATATCGCGATCTGGTGGCTGAATTGACAGGGTATGTCCCAAGAAAAAGGCGTGTCGAAGTCGCCCTCGACACGCCCTACGCATTGGCCGGAGCGGCCAGCCAGTTACGCAACTCACTTAGCTAAAATTATGGGAGCTCTCTTAAAACTTTCCTAAACGGTAGGGTACCCGCTGCACGGCTGCGCACCTCTAGTAGAAGAATTGTTCAGCAAGCACCCGGTCGGCCAGATTATGCCCGGGATCAAAGAGCATTGTGACGCTGACTTCAGTATCCTGTTCAACATCGACCTGCATCACGTCCCGGAACTCCGTGTGATCGGCCACCGCGCTGACCGGGCGCTTGTCCGGCTCGATCACCTCGATGCGTACCTTGGCCTGCTGGGGCAGGATGGCTCCGCGCCAGCGCCGCGGGCGGAAGGCGCTGATCGGCGTGAGCGCCAGCAGGGGCGAGTTGATGGGCAGGATCGGCCCATGCGCCGACAGGTTGTAGGCGGTGCTGCCCACCGGGGTTGCAACGAGGACGCCGTCGCAGATCAGCTCGCTCATGCGCACGATGCCGTCGATGGAGATGCGCAGCTTGGCTGTCTGGAAGGTCTCGCGCAGAAGATAGACGTCGTTGAACGCAAGGGCCCGGTGGCCATTGCCGTCCCGGGTCAGGGCCTGCATGCGCAGCGGCCTGATCTCGGTGCGCTCGGCCTTGGCGATCCGCTCGAGCAGGCCCTCTTCCGCATAGCTATTGGTGAGGAAGCCCAGAGAGCCGCGGTTCATACCGTAGATTGCCTTCTGCTGGCTGACGAACCGGTGCAAGGTCTGCAGCATCAGCCCGTCGCCACCAAGGGCGATGATGATCTCGGCCTCCTCGGGCGTGGTCGAGGGGTATCGGCGCATCAGCCGACGCCTCGCCCGCCGTGCGGAGTCGTTATCGGCGGCAATAAACGCGACCTTGATTGACATAGGATCTTGCCCTCCGAATCCGGACGGCGTTTATTGCCATAGGCCGGGCCGAAAGGCGACAACGTCCTCGCGAGCGAAAGACATGCCAAATCATCGCCTTGCTGCCGCAAGGACAGCAGCCGGGACATGAGAACGTTCGCGTCAGCTGGATGCGGGGCCAGGCGGCGTGCCCCCTCGCGGCGTGTCCGCTCGCGGCTTGCCGCCTCGCGGGTTGCGGCCTTGCTGATCGGCGTGAGCAATGCCGCGGTGCCGGCCCTTGCGCAGGAGGCGCAATTTGCCGTTCTCGAAGGGCTGTCTGGTCAGTGGAGAGGGCTTGGCGCCCTGCGAACCAGCGCGTCCGCTGCGCCGCAGCGGGTGGAATGCAGCCTCGACGTTCAGTGGTCGGCGGGATCCCGCCGGATGCAGCAGAGCCTGGCCTGCAGCGGACGCGGCACGCGCTTCGTGCTCGCCGGAGAACTGGTTCTCCTCGGCAGCCATCCCTTGCTGTCCGGTTTCTTCTCGGCATCCGACCAGGCCGGTGGCAGCTTCGCCCATTGCGAGTTCCGGGGCAGGGGGCTCTACATCACCATGGTCAGCCGCCCTCATGGCGATAACGATCGGCAATCGATCAAGTCGGGCGGCACCAGCCATTGGGTCCTGGTGCTCAACCGCGGCGACCGGCGCCTGGGCAGCGTGGTGCGCCGACAAGACGCGCGGGGCCGCAGCTATGAGGCCTTGAGTCTCACTCTGGTGAAGCAGAGTAGCGCGGCTCCAACCCGCCCGCTGGTGGCAGCACCGCTGCCGAATGCGCCGAAATCCCAGGGGTTTGCCGACCCGCCCGTTGCCCGATGAGTATGCGAAGCGCATGGCTGTCGTGCGGCTCGTTCACCTGCCGAATGCCGTTGCAGCACAGTCCGCACGAGCAGAAGGCACGCGGGTAGGCTCGATGATCCGTTCATCGCCAATTTAGTTTTAAATTGCAAGAAACATCAGTCCGGCACACGGCCGAGCAATGTTGATACATTGCTCATATTTAATTGTCGCGAGCATTGTGCTCGCTATGGTTGTATGCTAGTTATTCTGCGTGAATTTCATGAGATTGCGTATCATAAGGTTATTTGAAGGTGGACTATGGCTATAGGTGAGAGCTTTGTCGCCGCTCTTGAGGACGGTGCCCTTGAAGAAAATGCAATTCTAAATGCTGAAAGGTCAGTTTTGGGAGCGCCCGGGGCCTTCAGGGATTGGGGTCTGGCGGAGCACAGCTACAACCCGTTAGAGGCTGAGGGCGCCGTCGGAGCGGGCTTCAACGCGCCGCTGGAGCGGGGCGCACCAGGCGGGTTCAGGGCCTATGAATCGCCGAGCGGTGAGGCGAATCTCAGCTTCGAGCGCGAGCAACAAGGGCTGCGGTGGGTAAAAGAAGGCGATCAGTGGCAC
Above is a window of Rhodoligotrophos defluvii DNA encoding:
- a CDS encoding mitochondrial fission ELM1 family protein — protein: MAQPVYASKSSTCTKVTDDKPSVWVLAGVHAGDTAQALALARSLGWRCELKQLIFNHLYVIPNVISRHRLWGLSPAARKVIQAPWPDLVIAVGRRSVPAAQWIKRQSGGHTKLVHLGRPQAPLAWFDLIITTPQYGLPQGPNVLHNLTPLTEDPALVPADELATWQARIQHLPRPWIGVLVGGSREPYVLDENAARDLAEAVSARARAAGGSLLVSTSPRTGAAAAAVLQQSVSAPAHVHIWTRGGENPHKAFLALADRFIVTGESVSMMTEACRTGRPTEVYALPRAERALFGARRSRSPSAPGQANWRERLRARLHAAGLISPRRNVELFVDELVARRHLTRLGEPELRQIAPLPNPMDEALIRVRALFGAAS
- a CDS encoding TspO/MBR family protein; this encodes MTEAAGPENQPTPPNQSAATRSHAQPAGQDSYTALIVAFVLCFAVAAIGSAFIISNLSPWYAGLVKPAFALPSWLIWPIQIMLYSLMAVSLWLVWKAPAARSLKFPALFIFGVQLVLNIAWPALFFGAQSPVLGLLVLIFLLAAVLATVFSFYRINRWASLLLWPHLVWITYDLLLNIAIWWLN
- a CDS encoding NAD kinase, with the translated sequence MSIKVAFIAADNDSARRARRRLMRRYPSTTPEEAEIIIALGGDGLMLQTLHRFVSQQKAIYGMNRGSLGFLTNSYAEEGLLERIAKAERTEIRPLRMQALTRDGNGHRALAFNDVYLLRETFQTAKLRISIDGIVRMSELICDGVLVATPVGSTAYNLSAHGPILPINSPLLALTPISAFRPRRWRGAILPQQAKVRIEVIEPDKRPVSAVADHTEFRDVMQVDVEQDTEVSVTMLFDPGHNLADRVLAEQFFY